In Crateriforma spongiae, the following are encoded in one genomic region:
- a CDS encoding Hsp70 family protein has protein sequence MTAAYSVGIDLGTTNCVVGTFSNETDVSPDDVADAVMPIDQLAQPGQMESFLHLPSFLYLPRDGEIESLRTTLQSEPGGGVAGIYARNQAADNPHRVVVAAKSWLCHQSVGRGSAVLPWQSPADVPKVSAVAATGRYLSHLIAAWQSKHEGHRLADQQVVLTVPASFDPAARELTRQAAIDAGLNENFVLLEEPQAAVYRFLAERGDHWRRELSAGDVMLVVDVGGGTCDFTLVSIDEDDGELNLKRMAVGNHLLVGGDNMDLALAHLASQKLATEGHQLDPWQSVALWHACRAAKEKLLSGEGPDEQTVSVLGRGSSLIASTISTTLHRDEVVACVLDGFFPTCSADERPVRQPQSGFQDIGLPFEQDPAITKHIATFLAQHSGATGGDASDSALAQPTHVLLNGGVFRSSAIRDRVVQTIASWCDNAPTVLGGPEDLDTSVAIGAAYYGWSKQSGGIRIRGGTARSYYIGIETAGLAIPGVPRPLRALCVAPQGMEEGTETEVPGEPVGLVVGAPARFRFFASSVRADDGVGVQLDRWSEDELVESDPIELTLTSQQAGDDPFIPVQFRSRVTELGMFELWCHSTKSDDAWKMEFNVRDDAN, from the coding sequence ATGACCGCTGCTTATTCCGTCGGCATCGACTTGGGGACCACCAATTGTGTGGTGGGAACCTTTTCCAACGAAACCGATGTATCGCCCGACGACGTCGCCGACGCGGTGATGCCGATCGACCAACTGGCGCAACCGGGCCAGATGGAATCGTTTCTGCATTTGCCATCGTTCTTGTATTTGCCGCGCGATGGTGAAATTGAATCGCTGCGAACCACGTTGCAAAGCGAACCGGGTGGCGGTGTGGCCGGCATTTATGCCCGCAATCAGGCCGCCGACAATCCCCATCGTGTCGTGGTGGCCGCCAAGAGTTGGTTGTGTCACCAGTCGGTCGGCCGGGGCAGTGCCGTTTTGCCTTGGCAATCACCGGCCGATGTGCCCAAGGTTTCGGCTGTCGCGGCCACCGGTCGGTATCTGAGCCACCTGATCGCAGCGTGGCAATCCAAGCACGAAGGTCACCGCTTGGCGGACCAGCAAGTGGTATTAACGGTGCCGGCATCGTTTGATCCGGCGGCTCGCGAATTGACCCGACAAGCGGCGATCGATGCCGGGCTGAACGAGAACTTTGTGCTCCTGGAAGAGCCTCAAGCGGCCGTGTACCGTTTTCTGGCCGAACGCGGGGATCATTGGCGACGGGAATTGTCAGCCGGCGACGTGATGTTGGTCGTCGACGTTGGCGGCGGCACGTGCGACTTTACCTTGGTGTCGATTGATGAAGACGACGGTGAACTGAATCTGAAGCGGATGGCCGTCGGCAACCACTTGCTGGTCGGTGGCGACAACATGGATTTGGCTCTCGCCCACTTGGCTTCGCAAAAATTGGCCACCGAAGGCCACCAATTGGATCCTTGGCAAAGCGTCGCGCTCTGGCACGCTTGTCGCGCCGCAAAGGAAAAACTGTTGTCCGGGGAAGGTCCGGACGAACAGACGGTGTCGGTGCTGGGACGCGGCAGTTCATTGATCGCTTCGACCATCAGCACGACGTTGCATCGTGATGAAGTTGTTGCCTGTGTCTTGGACGGGTTCTTTCCGACTTGTTCCGCCGACGAACGTCCTGTGCGGCAACCTCAATCGGGTTTCCAAGATATCGGTTTGCCTTTTGAACAAGATCCCGCGATTACAAAACACATCGCGACGTTCTTGGCACAGCACTCCGGTGCAACCGGTGGTGACGCATCGGATTCGGCTTTGGCACAACCCACCCACGTGTTGCTTAATGGTGGTGTTTTTCGCTCGTCGGCCATCCGTGACCGTGTCGTCCAGACCATCGCGTCGTGGTGCGACAACGCACCGACCGTGTTGGGCGGACCGGAGGACTTGGACACGTCCGTGGCCATCGGTGCGGCCTACTACGGCTGGTCCAAACAAAGCGGCGGCATACGTATTCGCGGGGGTACAGCGAGGTCCTATTACATTGGCATCGAAACGGCCGGCTTGGCGATCCCCGGGGTACCGCGTCCGCTGCGTGCATTGTGTGTGGCGCCTCAGGGAATGGAAGAAGGGACCGAGACAGAGGTCCCGGGCGAACCGGTCGGGCTTGTCGTCGGTGCGCCGGCACGGTTCCGATTCTTCGCCAGCAGCGTGCGTGCCGACGATGGCGTCGGGGTGCAACTGGACCGATGGTCCGAAGACGAATTGGTCGAAAGTGATCCGATTGAATTGACGTTGACCAGCCAGCAGGCCGGTGACGATCCCTTCATTCCGGTGCAGTTCCGCAGTCGAGTCACCGAATTGGGGATGTTCGAATTGTGGTGTCACAGCACCAAATCGGATGATGCTTGGAAGATGGAATTCAACGTCCGTGATGATGCGAATTGA
- a CDS encoding MGMT family protein gives MSNRSDATGDQSRCTTNVDTDMWAAFAKAVEGLRPGEVVSYGDIALAAGYPRRHRAVGTLLRQSLDALPWWRVVYSSGHLPPVNPTLQASRLMDEGVQISGLKVTRSPLGRFAEA, from the coding sequence ATGTCAAATCGTTCCGACGCAACCGGCGATCAATCACGCTGCACAACCAACGTGGACACCGACATGTGGGCTGCGTTTGCCAAGGCCGTGGAGGGCCTTCGTCCCGGCGAAGTCGTCAGCTATGGCGATATCGCTTTGGCCGCCGGGTATCCGCGTCGGCATCGTGCTGTCGGCACACTACTGCGGCAAAGTCTGGATGCCCTGCCTTGGTGGCGAGTCGTCTATTCGTCCGGACATCTGCCGCCGGTCAACCCGACTCTCCAAGCGTCCCGTTTGATGGACGAGGGTGTTCAGATTTCCGGCCTGAAAGTCACCCGGTCGCCATTGGGACGATTCGCCGAGGCATAA
- a CDS encoding hsp70 family protein, whose protein sequence is MNKDANRATHADADDSVNESPRYAVGIDLGTTNCALAFVDNEHGDASSWQVDDFTVPQWVDFGVRESRLTLPSFHYQCTDAERSGASLQMAWDTESTDRCVGTLARTAGQRHPGRRIQSAKSWLSHDGVDRSAAFLPWHGDPTADRLSPVEASAAYLRHLRSAWDHAHPEHPLGEQDVVVTLPASFDEVARELTVQAAKQAGLPRLHLLEEPQAAFYGWIDREGGQWHESVRPGDLVLVCDVGGGTTDLTLIRVKPASAAVSGSADSDSTQTVQFHRVAVGNHLILGGDNLDLAIAKFAEQKLLQGMPDASPDGLSPSQWDRLIGASRTAKEVMLGDDRPVEYTIHLPGEGSGLLSGGLQVTLTAEEIDGVVLDGFFPVVDFADKPQTGSSGFQEFGLPYAADAAITRHLAAFLNEHRHSGIDEDDETAQTHPTLVLFNGGVMSSSRLQNRIVESIQRWFRHTPKVLTPARLDLAVARGAAYYAMVRRGKGVRIAANLGRSYYLQVEQDPPAGLVLIPGSAQPGQTFTADSHPLMMQLGTPVQFPVWVSSTRLADQSDQVVPIDNQSMSALPPVRTAVKGRNRNDDRSVAVRLEAELSEIGTVAIHCVQTDSRQRWKLDFDIRSTIETDREAHQSSGEAAGIVDQAVVQQAKACIASVFDSERAGALKPGKLVKELQRVIGEHRSAWPPSLLRELWQSLMDLEAGRRTDATREARWLNLAGYCLRPGYGMAVDDWRVAETWRRVHGKIAFPAAASRLETLILWRRIAGGLTSTQQNQLSNTWQSILVGKTSVPANEAIEAWRLIASLEQIAVEQKIRFGNAAVADLQRPKRAAQHPTLVWSIGRLGSRRPVAGVMSSIVPRRQAEIWCDDLIRFGRSNSETLTPETVTMLQLALVQLARRTGDRFVDLSQSDRDQVSSFLRQHSASEHYVQLVQSGGDLASEEQDAVFGESLPLGIRLNG, encoded by the coding sequence ATGAACAAAGACGCCAACCGGGCAACGCATGCCGATGCCGACGACTCCGTCAACGAATCGCCACGGTATGCCGTCGGAATCGATTTGGGAACGACCAATTGTGCGTTGGCTTTCGTGGATAACGAACACGGTGATGCGTCCAGCTGGCAGGTGGACGACTTTACCGTGCCGCAGTGGGTCGACTTTGGCGTTCGTGAATCACGATTGACGTTGCCATCGTTCCACTACCAATGCACCGATGCGGAACGTTCCGGCGCGTCATTGCAGATGGCCTGGGATACCGAGTCGACGGACCGGTGTGTTGGGACTTTGGCACGAACCGCGGGGCAGCGACACCCGGGACGTCGAATTCAATCGGCAAAAAGTTGGCTGTCGCACGACGGTGTGGATCGATCAGCGGCGTTTTTGCCGTGGCACGGTGACCCGACAGCGGATCGATTGTCGCCTGTGGAGGCATCGGCAGCTTACCTGCGGCATCTGCGATCCGCTTGGGATCACGCACACCCTGAACACCCGCTGGGTGAACAGGATGTGGTCGTGACTTTGCCGGCGTCGTTCGACGAAGTCGCTAGAGAGTTGACGGTGCAGGCGGCCAAGCAAGCGGGTTTGCCACGCTTGCACTTATTGGAAGAACCCCAAGCCGCGTTTTATGGTTGGATCGATCGCGAAGGTGGCCAGTGGCACGAATCCGTTCGTCCCGGCGACTTGGTCCTGGTATGTGACGTGGGCGGTGGAACTACCGACCTGACCCTGATTCGCGTCAAGCCGGCATCGGCAGCGGTATCCGGATCGGCCGACAGCGATTCGACGCAAACGGTTCAGTTCCATCGTGTCGCCGTCGGCAACCATTTGATCTTGGGTGGCGACAATCTGGATCTGGCGATCGCCAAGTTTGCCGAGCAGAAACTGTTACAAGGCATGCCGGATGCCAGTCCCGATGGATTGTCACCCAGCCAATGGGATCGTCTGATCGGGGCATCCAGGACCGCCAAAGAAGTCATGTTGGGGGATGACCGTCCGGTCGAATACACGATTCATTTGCCGGGAGAAGGATCGGGGCTGTTGAGCGGCGGATTGCAGGTCACATTGACGGCCGAAGAAATTGATGGCGTCGTCTTAGATGGTTTCTTTCCCGTCGTCGACTTTGCGGACAAGCCTCAGACCGGGTCCAGCGGCTTTCAAGAATTCGGATTACCGTATGCAGCCGACGCGGCGATCACGCGACATCTGGCTGCATTCTTGAACGAACATCGTCATAGCGGCATCGACGAAGATGATGAAACCGCCCAGACCCATCCGACTTTGGTGCTGTTCAACGGCGGCGTCATGTCGTCCAGCCGGTTACAGAACCGAATCGTCGAATCAATTCAACGCTGGTTTCGTCACACACCGAAAGTTTTGACGCCGGCCCGTTTGGATTTGGCGGTTGCCCGCGGGGCAGCCTATTACGCAATGGTTCGACGCGGCAAAGGGGTTCGAATTGCGGCCAACCTGGGGCGTTCCTACTACCTTCAAGTCGAACAAGATCCGCCGGCAGGTTTGGTTTTGATTCCGGGCAGCGCTCAGCCAGGCCAAACCTTTACCGCAGATTCGCACCCGCTGATGATGCAGTTGGGGACTCCGGTGCAATTTCCTGTTTGGGTCAGCAGCACTCGGTTGGCGGATCAATCGGATCAGGTTGTACCAATCGACAATCAATCCATGTCTGCGTTGCCACCGGTGCGGACAGCGGTGAAGGGCCGCAACCGAAACGATGATCGATCGGTTGCGGTGCGTTTGGAAGCGGAGTTGAGCGAAATTGGCACGGTTGCAATCCACTGTGTGCAAACCGATTCACGTCAACGCTGGAAACTTGACTTTGACATTCGCAGCACTATCGAAACGGATCGCGAAGCCCATCAATCGTCTGGCGAAGCGGCCGGGATCGTGGATCAAGCGGTGGTACAGCAGGCTAAAGCGTGCATCGCATCGGTGTTCGATTCAGAGCGGGCGGGTGCGTTGAAGCCTGGAAAGTTGGTGAAGGAACTGCAGCGTGTGATCGGTGAGCACCGGTCGGCATGGCCACCCTCACTTCTTCGTGAGCTATGGCAAAGTCTGATGGATCTTGAAGCCGGCCGACGCACCGATGCCACTCGGGAAGCACGTTGGTTGAATCTGGCGGGTTACTGTCTTCGCCCTGGTTACGGAATGGCCGTGGACGATTGGCGGGTAGCCGAAACGTGGCGTCGCGTGCATGGGAAGATCGCGTTTCCGGCAGCCGCATCGCGTTTGGAGACATTGATCCTATGGCGTCGGATTGCCGGTGGATTAACGTCAACGCAACAGAATCAACTGTCAAACACGTGGCAGTCGATTCTGGTGGGCAAAACGAGTGTTCCCGCCAATGAAGCCATCGAAGCGTGGCGTTTGATTGCATCGTTGGAACAGATCGCGGTGGAACAGAAAATTCGATTTGGAAATGCCGCGGTCGCCGATTTGCAGCGTCCCAAACGCGCCGCACAGCATCCGACTTTGGTTTGGTCGATTGGACGGTTGGGCAGCCGGCGACCGGTCGCCGGCGTGATGTCGTCGATCGTGCCGCGACGGCAAGCGGAGATTTGGTGTGACGACTTGATTCGCTTTGGACGATCAAACTCGGAAACGCTGACACCCGAGACTGTCACCATGTTGCAACTTGCTCTTGTTCAACTGGCCCGGCGGACCGGCGACCGATTCGTGGACCTTTCACAAAGCGACCGCGATCAAGTCTCCTCTTTCCTCAGGCAACACAGCGCGTCCGAACACTACGTTCAGCTCGTTCAAAGCGGCGGCGACCTTGCCAGCGAAGAGCAGGACGCCGTATTCGGCGAATCACTCCCCCTCGGCATCCGCCTAAACGGATAG